A genomic window from Agrobacterium tumefaciens includes:
- a CDS encoding alpha-glucosidase/alpha-galactosidase, with protein sequence MSFKIAIIGAGSVGFTKKLFTDLLCVPEFRDIEVALTDISQHNLDMIKAILEKIVEANGFPVKVTADTDRRRALEGAKYIISCVRVGGLEAYADDIRIPLKYGIDQCVGDTICAGGILYGQRNIPVILDFCKDIREVAAPGAKFLNYANPMAMNTWAAIEYGKVDTVGLCHGVQHGAEQIAEILGAKSVSELDYICSGINHQTWFIDLRLNGRKIEKDELIAAFEAHPVFSQQEKLRIDVLKRFGVYSTESNGHLSEYLPWYRKRPEEIARWIDMSDWIHGETGGYLRHSTETRNWFETEFPQFLASAAKPIDPAKRSNEHASHILEALETGRVYRGHFNVKNNGVISNLPADAIIESPGFVDRFGINMVSGVTLPEACAATCMASINVQRMSVHAAVSGDIDLLKLAVLHDPLVGAVATPEEVWQMVDEMVVAQARWLPQYADAVPAAKERLAKSSVKTRDWAGAARRNVRSIEELRAEKSALKKAV encoded by the coding sequence ATGAGTTTCAAAATCGCTATTATTGGCGCAGGCAGCGTCGGTTTCACGAAAAAACTGTTCACCGATCTCCTGTGCGTGCCGGAGTTTCGCGACATTGAAGTCGCGTTGACGGATATCAGCCAGCACAATCTCGATATGATCAAGGCGATCCTTGAAAAGATCGTCGAGGCCAATGGTTTTCCGGTGAAGGTGACAGCCGATACCGACCGCCGCAGGGCGCTGGAGGGTGCCAAATACATCATCAGCTGCGTGCGGGTCGGCGGTCTGGAAGCCTATGCCGACGATATCCGTATTCCGTTGAAATATGGCATCGATCAGTGCGTCGGCGATACGATCTGCGCCGGCGGCATTCTCTACGGCCAGCGCAACATTCCGGTCATCCTGGATTTCTGCAAGGATATCCGCGAGGTCGCGGCACCCGGCGCAAAATTCCTGAACTATGCCAACCCCATGGCGATGAACACGTGGGCGGCCATCGAATATGGCAAGGTAGATACGGTTGGTCTCTGCCATGGCGTGCAGCACGGTGCCGAACAGATCGCCGAAATTCTCGGTGCGAAAAGCGTGTCCGAACTGGATTACATCTGCTCGGGCATCAACCACCAGACATGGTTTATCGATCTGAGACTGAACGGCCGCAAGATCGAAAAGGACGAGTTGATCGCCGCCTTCGAAGCGCATCCGGTCTTCTCGCAGCAGGAGAAGCTGCGCATCGATGTGCTGAAGCGTTTCGGCGTCTATTCGACGGAAAGCAACGGCCATCTCTCCGAATATCTGCCGTGGTATCGCAAGCGGCCGGAGGAAATCGCCCGCTGGATCGACATGTCCGACTGGATTCACGGCGAAACCGGCGGGTATCTCCGCCATTCCACCGAAACGCGCAACTGGTTCGAAACGGAGTTTCCGCAGTTCTTGGCATCCGCCGCCAAGCCCATCGACCCGGCGAAGCGCTCCAACGAACATGCGAGCCACATTCTGGAAGCGCTGGAAACCGGGCGCGTCTATCGCGGCCATTTCAACGTCAAGAACAATGGCGTCATCAGTAACCTGCCTGCGGATGCGATCATCGAATCGCCCGGCTTCGTTGATCGTTTCGGCATCAACATGGTCTCGGGCGTGACGTTGCCGGAAGCTTGTGCTGCCACCTGCATGGCCTCCATCAACGTCCAGCGCATGTCTGTCCATGCGGCGGTGAGTGGCGATATCGATCTTCTGAAACTTGCGGTGCTGCATGACCCGCTGGTCGGCGCTGTCGCTACGCCGGAGGAGGTTTGGCAGATGGTCGATGAGATGGTTGTCGCGCAGGCGCGCTGGCTGCCTCAATACGCCGATGCCGTGCCGGCCGCCAAGGAGCGGCTTGCGAAATCCAGCGTCAAGACCCGTGACTGGGCGGGAGCTGCGCGCCGCAATGTGCGCTCCATCGAGGAATTGCGGGCCGAAAAATCGGCGTTGAAAAAGGCCGTTTGA
- a CDS encoding ABC transporter substrate-binding protein yields MLLQCKIGIISALGLGVSMIALNANAFETTTPPEPPQFPAEGKINYVARDSILEFKALPNYSEPDWVSEKFEKTGKLPPLKERLPEEPLVYKAANMPDGAGVYGDTMRHVVGGRPEGWNYIAGQSQGWGGIDIALSECLTRTAPLFQVDAKDTEPLPNLAKSWEWSEDGHRLTMHLVKGAKWSDGEAFNADDVMFYWEDAVVDPNVSPLGGGASPEAFGEGTTLKKIDDYTVEWTFKAAFPKQYLYTMAYPSFCPGPSHILKPQHPKYSKNTYNQFKNAFPPEYMNMPVMGAWVPVAYRPDDIIVLRRNPYYWKVDEKGQQLPYLNEVHYKLSTWADRDVQAVAGSGDFSNLEQPENFVASLKRAADPNAPARLAFGPRLIGYNLQMNFSANGWGNPDARGQAIRELNRNEVFRQAVTSALDRKAIGDSLVKGPFTAIYPGGISSGTSFYDRASTVYYPFNLEAAKAALASVGLKDTDGDGFLNFPKETLDGRNVEITLLVNNGYATDKSLAEGLVGQMAKLGLRVVINSLDSNQRDAAHYGGQFDWLVRRNSTELSSVVQNTEQLAPVGPRTSWNHRSPEGKELDLMPFEKEMADLVRKFISSQDNAERADLMKQYQKVYTQNLYTIGLTEYPGALIVNKRFSNVPQGTPIFMFNWAEDAIIRERLWVAADKQGKYELFPQQLPGKPGEGGPIN; encoded by the coding sequence ATGTTACTTCAATGCAAGATTGGTATCATCTCGGCACTGGGTCTCGGTGTTTCGATGATCGCACTCAATGCGAATGCCTTCGAGACCACCACGCCGCCGGAGCCGCCGCAATTTCCGGCCGAAGGCAAGATCAATTATGTCGCGCGCGACTCGATCCTCGAATTCAAGGCGCTGCCGAATTACAGCGAACCCGACTGGGTCAGCGAGAAATTCGAAAAGACCGGCAAATTGCCGCCGCTGAAGGAGCGTTTGCCGGAAGAGCCGCTGGTCTACAAGGCGGCCAACATGCCCGACGGCGCCGGCGTTTACGGCGACACGATGCGCCATGTGGTCGGCGGCAGGCCCGAAGGCTGGAACTATATTGCCGGCCAGAGCCAGGGTTGGGGTGGCATCGATATCGCCCTTTCCGAATGCCTGACGCGCACCGCACCGCTCTTCCAGGTGGATGCCAAGGACACCGAACCGCTGCCCAATCTGGCGAAAAGCTGGGAATGGTCCGAAGACGGCCACAGGCTGACGATGCATCTCGTCAAGGGCGCCAAGTGGTCGGACGGCGAAGCCTTCAACGCCGATGATGTGATGTTCTACTGGGAAGATGCCGTCGTCGATCCAAATGTGTCACCGCTTGGCGGCGGCGCATCGCCCGAGGCTTTCGGTGAGGGAACGACGCTCAAGAAGATCGATGATTACACCGTGGAGTGGACCTTCAAGGCCGCTTTTCCCAAGCAGTATCTCTACACCATGGCCTATCCGAGCTTCTGCCCCGGACCGTCGCATATACTGAAACCGCAGCATCCGAAATATTCCAAGAACACCTATAACCAGTTCAAGAACGCTTTCCCGCCGGAATATATGAACATGCCGGTCATGGGTGCTTGGGTGCCGGTCGCCTATCGGCCCGATGATATCATCGTGCTCAGGCGCAACCCCTATTACTGGAAGGTGGATGAAAAGGGCCAGCAGCTGCCCTATCTCAACGAGGTCCACTACAAGCTTTCCACCTGGGCCGACCGTGATGTGCAGGCCGTGGCGGGATCGGGCGATTTCTCCAATCTCGAGCAGCCGGAGAACTTCGTCGCCTCGCTGAAACGCGCCGCCGATCCCAATGCGCCGGCCCGCCTTGCCTTCGGGCCGCGGCTTATCGGTTATAATCTGCAGATGAATTTTTCCGCCAATGGCTGGGGCAATCCGGACGCACGTGGACAGGCTATTCGCGAGCTGAACCGCAACGAGGTGTTCCGCCAGGCCGTGACATCGGCCCTCGATCGCAAGGCGATCGGTGACTCGCTGGTGAAGGGGCCTTTCACGGCGATCTATCCGGGCGGCATTTCATCGGGCACCAGCTTTTATGATCGCGCCTCCACGGTCTATTACCCCTTCAACCTCGAGGCAGCCAAGGCGGCGCTCGCCTCGGTTGGCCTGAAGGATACCGATGGCGATGGTTTCCTGAATTTCCCCAAGGAAACGCTTGATGGTCGCAATGTCGAAATTACCCTTCTCGTTAATAATGGCTATGCGACGGACAAGAGCCTCGCGGAAGGTCTCGTCGGCCAGATGGCGAAACTCGGCCTGCGCGTCGTCATCAACAGCCTTGATTCCAACCAGCGCGATGCCGCCCATTATGGCGGGCAGTTCGACTGGCTGGTGCGCCGCAATTCCACCGAGCTTTCGTCCGTGGTGCAGAATACCGAGCAGCTTGCCCCTGTCGGCCCGCGCACCAGCTGGAACCACCGCTCTCCCGAAGGCAAGGAGCTGGACCTGATGCCGTTCGAGAAGGAGATGGCCGATCTGGTGCGGAAATTCATCTCCTCGCAGGACAATGCCGAACGGGCGGACCTGATGAAGCAATATCAGAAGGTCTATACGCAGAACCTCTATACGATTG